One genomic segment of Scophthalmus maximus strain ysfricsl-2021 chromosome 3, ASM2237912v1, whole genome shotgun sequence includes these proteins:
- the srpk3 gene encoding SRSF protein kinase 3, whose protein sequence is MLIAAVSAGTGNSAATGKKQRRRGKKHRRVRTDESRSDDLQSAIPDSSRSPPPLHNPDPTTSSHHHETISATPTHTNNPTTHPQSVPQPPPPPLQTSSLVLPETPPLVPVITPHTAPVTPQIFTQSPPATAQSLLHRPSRSPSTPKQNIALNSSRSPHRTLQNPSESPATLPPDVTHPAPKSLSVSAPHPPKAPSTPPLSPSNTDPFLLTSVTFTSSVSSHLYPPLCSSSASFLSSLDSLGPPIGLAPSMSSAHHQLTTPPPTLTTPPPALSPSPVQLLGSDDEEQEDPSDYCKGGYYPVKIGDLFNGRYHVVRKLGWGHFSTVWLCWDLQKKRFVALKVVKSASHYTETALDEIKLLRCVRDSDPSDPYRETIVQLIDDFKISGVNGVHVCMVLEVLGHQLLKWIIKSNYMGLPMVCVKTILRQVLQGLDYLHTKCKIIHTDIKPENILLDVDEVYIRRLAAEATVWQRAGAPPPSGSSVSTAPRDLQAGKLSKNKKKKLKRKAKRQEKLLEERLVDIQKMDEEEEDGVQKHEDTHSDCSPVVNGNYTCSTADSKILKSPESTCSWLDDRCNGHDPGRFSSPASGLSGFSSSVLSATSESALSTQSGYSSGRDVFTASDFVLSPLDPQNADRLKVKIADLGNACWVHKHFTDDIQTRQYRALEVLIGAEYGTAADIWSTACMAFELATGDYLFEPHSGEDYTRDEDHIAHIIELLGPVPLPFALSGRYSREYFNRKGDLRHISSLKPWALFDVLLEKYEWPLDQAAQFSDFLCTMLELQPERRATAAQCLQHAWLQT, encoded by the exons ATGTTGATAG CGGCGGTTAGTGCTGGAACCGGAAACTCTGCTGCCACCGGAAAGAAACAACGACGCAGGGGCAAGAAGCACCGGAGAGTCCGAACAGATGAGAGCcg GTCTGATGACCTTCAGAGTGCGATTCCTGACAGCAGCCGATCCCCACCACCACTACATAATCCAGACCCCaccacatcatcacatcaccaTGAAACCATCTCAgcaacccccacacacacaaacaaccccaCCACTCACCCCCAGAGTgtcccccaaccccccccaccacctctgcAGACCTCATCCCTGGTCCTGCCTGAGACTCCCCCACTCGTCCCAGTAATCACCCCCCACACAGCCCCGGTGACTCCACAGATCTTCACCCAGTCACCTCCTGCCACAGCTCAGAGCCTGCTCCACAGACCCAGCCGATCACCATCAACCCCAAAGCAAAATATTGCCCTGAACTCTTCCAGATCACCTCACAGAACTCTTCAGAATCCCTCTGAATCACCGGCAACCTTACCCCCGGATGTTACCCACCCTGCCCCTAAATCACTGTCGGTATCTGCCCCGCATCCTCCCAAAGCCCCCTCTACCCCTCCGTTAAGCCCCTCCAACACTGACCCCTTTCTACTGACCTCAGTGACCTTCACCTCCAGTGTCTCCTCCCACCTCTACCcgcccctctgctcctcctccgcgTCCTTCCTCAGCTCCCTCGACTCTCTGGGCCCTCCCATTGGTCTGGCTCCTTCGATGTCATCAGCACATCATCAACTGACCACACCCCCTCCAACGTTAACCACACCCCCTCCAGCGTTATCCCCGTCCCCTGTCCAGCTGTTGGGCTCAgatgatgaggagcaggaggacccGTCAGATTACTGCAAAG GTGGCTACTACCCGGTGAAGATCGGTGACCTGTTCAACGGGAGGTATCACGTGGTCAGAAAACTGGGCTGGGGACATTTCTCTACCGTCTGGCTCTGCTGGGATCTGCA GAAGAAGCGTTTTGTGGCATTGAAGGTTGTAAAGAGTGCTTCGCATTACACCGAGACGGCTCTGGACGAAATCAAACTGCTGAGATGT gTGAGGGACAGTGACCCCTCTGACCCCTACCGAGAAACAATCGTCCAACTCATTGATGACTTCAAGATCTCTGGAGTCAACGGAGTCC ATGTCTGTATGGTTCTGGAGGTTTTGGGTCATCAGCTGTTAAAGTGGATCATCAAGTCAAACTACATGGGACTTCCCATGGTCTGTGTCAAGACCATCCTGAGACAG GTGCTCCAGGGTCTGGACTACCTGCACACCAAGTGTAAGATCATCCACACAGACATCAAACCAGAGAACATCTTATTGGACGTTGACGAGGTTTACATCAGAAGGCTGGCAGCGGAAGCCACGGTCTGGCAGAGAGCtggagccccgcccccctcaggATCATCAG TCAGCACGGCTCCCAGGGATCTGCAG GCTGGTAAGTTGTctaagaacaagaagaagaagttgaagAGAAAAGCGAAGCGTCAGGAGAAACTGTTGGAAGAGAGGCTGGTGGATATACAG AagatggacgaggaggaggaagatggtgtACAGAAacatgaggacacacacagtgact gctctCCGGTCGTAAATGGCAACTACACCTGCTCTACAGCTGATAGTAAAATCCTAAAAAGTCCTGAGTCCACCTGCTCCTGGTTGGACGACAGGTGTAATGGCCATGACCCTGGTCGTTTCTCCAGCCCCGCCTCTGGCCTCTCAGGTTTCTCGAGCTCTGTGTTGTCAGCGACGTCTGAGTCAGCACTTTCTACCCAGTCAGGATATTCGAGTGGACGAGACG TGTTCACTGCGTCAGATTTCGTCCTCAGTCCTCTGGATCCTCAGAACGCAGACAGACTGAAAGTGAAGATTGCTGATCTGGGAAATGCATGCTGGGTG CACAAACACTTCACAGACGACATTCAGACCAGACAGTACCGAGCTCTGGAGGTACTGATTGGAGCAGAGTACGGAACAGCTGCTGACATCTGGAGCACTGCCTGCATg gCCTTTGAGTTGGCGACAGGAGATTATCTTTTTGAACCTCATTCAGGAGAAGATTACACCCGAGACGAag ATCACATCGCTCACATCATCGAGCTGCTCGGCCCAGTCCCTCTACCCTTCGCTCTGTCTGGCAGGTACTCCAGAGAGTACTTCAACAGGAAAG GTGACCTGCGGCACATCTCCAGTCTGAAGCCCTGGGCGCTGTTTGACGTCCTGTTGGAGAAGTACGAGTGGCCGTTGGACCAGGCGGCTCAATTCAGTGACTTCCTGTGCACCATGTTGGAGCTGCAGCCTGAACGCAGAGCGACGGCGGCGCAGTGTCTGCAGCATGCATGGCTGCAGACATGA
- the tsr2 gene encoding pre-rRNA-processing protein TSR2 homolog: MAASAASRELFTEGVRAVLHTWPVLQISVDNGFGGVYGQQKADWMVDVVQQYFHDNADLQQCEVEDFIAELMDQEFDTVVDDGSLPQVSFSLLQLFSQWKQGALQQLQHTINTLTQKKSQRSKVTAPPKESDEESDEDETQVMECDSSTPSVSRTHPPPPPPQDEEDGWTVVRKKK, translated from the exons ATGGCGGCCTCCGCAGCTTCACGTGAGCTCTTCACAGAAGGAGTGAGAGCGGTTCTTCACACCTGGCCCGTCCTACAG ATCTCGGTCGATAACGGGTTTGGGGGCGTGTACGGGCAGCAGAAAGCTGATTGGATGGTGGATGTTGTTCAGCAGTATTTCCATGACAATG ctgacCTGCAGCAGTGTGAAGTGGAGGATTTCATTGCTGAACTGATGGATCAGGAGTTTGACACAGTGGTGGATGATGGGAGTTTAccccag GTGTCATTCAGTCTGCTGCAGTTGTTCAGTCAGTGGAAGCAGGGGGCACTACAGCAGCTCCAACACACCatcaacacactgacacagaagaagagtcagaggtcaaaggtcacagctcCGCCCAAGGAGTCTGATGAAGAAAGTGATGAGGATGAAACACAG GTAATGGAGTGTGACTCGTCCACACCATCAGTCAGCAGGACACacccgcctccgcctcctcctcaggaCGAAGAGGACGGCTGGACAGTGGTcaggaagaagaagtga